Proteins encoded by one window of Halomonas chromatireducens:
- a CDS encoding universal stress protein: MSNEYRHILVAVDLTKDSHKVLERAMQIAERNQAKLSIMHTLEPLGFAYGGDIPMDLTSIQDQLDEHAKQRLAEIADPHVAKENQHVVVGMPDTEIHRFADEHTVDLIVVGSHGRHGFALLLGSTSTGVLHGAQCDVLAVRVGKKGEKSAE, encoded by the coding sequence ATGAGCAATGAATACCGCCACATCCTGGTCGCCGTCGACCTGACCAAGGATTCCCACAAGGTCCTCGAGCGTGCCATGCAGATCGCCGAACGCAACCAGGCGAAGCTTTCCATCATGCATACCCTGGAACCGCTGGGCTTCGCCTACGGTGGCGATATCCCCATGGACCTCACCAGCATCCAGGATCAGCTCGACGAGCACGCCAAGCAGCGCCTGGCCGAGATTGCCGACCCTCACGTCGCCAAGGAGAACCAGCACGTGGTGGTGGGCATGCCCGATACAGAGATCCACCGCTTCGCGGATGAACATACCGTCGACCTGATCGTGGTGGGCTCCCATGGCCGACATGGCTTCGCCCTGCTGCTGGGATCCACCTCTACCGGGGTGCTGCACGGCGCCCAGTGTGACGTTCTTGCCGTGCGTGTCGGCAAAAAGGGGGAAAAGAGCGCCGAATAA
- the slyA gene encoding transcriptional regulator SlyA — MHQNIGFRLSRLPRLWRAIIDERLAPLGLTQTRWITLYHLWRLGDGQPQCDLARAIGVEAPSLVRTLDQLSEQGLIERRPCEQDRRTKRVFLTSEATPLLEQIDEVVTQARREMLTGLSDDDVKQLDALLAHIENNGLAIQARESGV; from the coding sequence ATGCACCAGAACATCGGTTTCCGGCTCTCCCGCCTGCCCCGGCTGTGGCGGGCCATCATCGACGAGCGACTGGCGCCCCTGGGCCTGACTCAGACGCGCTGGATCACCCTCTACCATCTCTGGCGTCTAGGCGATGGGCAGCCCCAGTGCGACCTGGCCCGCGCCATCGGCGTGGAAGCGCCATCGCTGGTACGTACCCTCGACCAGCTCTCGGAACAGGGACTGATCGAGCGGCGGCCCTGCGAACAGGACCGCCGCACCAAACGGGTCTTCCTTACCTCAGAGGCAACCCCACTGCTGGAGCAGATCGACGAGGTAGTGACCCAGGCGCGTCGCGAGATGCTGACAGGCCTCAGTGACGATGACGTCAAGCAACTGGATGCCCTGCTGGCCCATATCGAAAACAACGGCCTGGCAATCCAGGCCCGCGAAAGCGGCGTCTGA
- a CDS encoding DUF5924 family protein, producing the protein MNLPDTAPSTPPPGTSPRMRRFHDRVERLVELVHPWRRLWPPLAFAAGVGSFFLVDRQQWLGAVLALSMLLAWALLLSESLIARLLARRGHPSLPKGITTFIAQMVHQETLFFCLPFVLATTVWASGQGLFALLVLGMAFFSILDPLYYKLAERARWLYFAFHAQCVFLVVLVIMPLMLQLTTGQSLRLALACMLIVSVPSLLQLLRPMTLQRWAIALAMLPLLTLLAWTGRAWVPPANLWISASALSPAFDVAQRSPQGSALLTPDTLRSQGLYAYTAIRAPRGLREEVLHEWRHEGELVDRIPLTINGGRQEGYRAWTHKMNFPEDPTGKWRIDVMTDSGQRIGVLRFQVAQDASEATLADGQASPPPGLPGLDLQRLVPGNRHSQSERPAERNTPVESASHPREGNESDAGDTETLEAETDF; encoded by the coding sequence ATGAATCTGCCCGATACGGCACCCTCCACGCCTCCGCCCGGCACATCGCCACGGATGCGGCGTTTCCATGATCGGGTCGAACGGCTGGTCGAGCTTGTCCATCCCTGGCGCAGGCTGTGGCCACCCCTCGCCTTTGCCGCCGGAGTCGGCAGCTTCTTTTTGGTGGATCGCCAGCAGTGGTTAGGGGCCGTACTGGCATTGAGCATGCTGCTGGCCTGGGCCCTGCTGCTCTCCGAGAGCCTGATTGCGCGCCTGCTGGCCCGCCGTGGCCACCCCAGCCTGCCCAAGGGCATCACCACCTTCATCGCCCAGATGGTGCATCAGGAGACGCTGTTCTTCTGCCTCCCCTTCGTGCTTGCCACGACTGTCTGGGCCAGCGGCCAGGGCCTGTTCGCCCTGCTGGTGCTTGGCATGGCTTTTTTCTCCATTCTCGACCCGCTCTACTACAAGCTGGCCGAGCGTGCCCGCTGGCTCTATTTCGCCTTCCATGCCCAGTGCGTATTCCTGGTTGTACTGGTGATCATGCCGCTGATGCTTCAATTGACGACAGGCCAGAGCCTGAGGCTCGCCCTGGCGTGCATGCTGATAGTCAGCGTGCCCAGCCTGCTGCAGCTCTTGCGACCGATGACCCTCCAGCGCTGGGCCATCGCATTGGCCATGCTGCCGCTCTTGACACTGCTGGCATGGACCGGACGCGCCTGGGTTCCGCCTGCCAACCTCTGGATATCGGCCAGCGCCCTGTCACCGGCCTTCGATGTCGCACAGCGAAGTCCTCAAGGCAGCGCCCTGCTGACGCCCGACACCCTCCGCAGCCAGGGACTCTATGCCTACACGGCCATTCGCGCCCCTCGGGGCCTGCGGGAAGAGGTCTTGCACGAGTGGCGGCATGAAGGCGAGCTGGTCGACCGCATTCCGCTGACCATCAACGGGGGGCGCCAGGAGGGCTACCGGGCATGGACCCACAAGATGAACTTTCCCGAGGACCCCACCGGAAAGTGGCGCATCGATGTGATGACGGACAGCGGGCAGCGCATCGGGGTGCTGCGCTTTCAGGTAGCGCAGGATGCATCGGAGGCCACCCTGGCCGATGGGCAGGCCTCGCCGCCGCCGGGGCTGCCTGGACTCGACCTGCAGCGTCTGGTTCCGGGAAATCGCCACAGCCAGAGCGAACGACCCGCTGAGCGGAATACACCAGTTGAATCCGCCTCTCATCCCCGGGAAGGTAACGAATCCGACGCGGGTGACACGGAGACACTGGAGGCAGAGACAGACTTCTAG
- the fadB gene encoding fatty acid oxidation complex subunit alpha FadB translates to MIYQGNAISVARGTKTGGDDIAMLTFDLKGESINKLSSAVVTELGDAVKAIQSESGLKGLVIGSAKDVFIVGADITEFHGLFDKGEEYLVEMNLKVHDIFNAIEDLPFPTVTAINGLALGGGCEVTLTTDFRVMGEKAKIGLPETKLGILPGWGGCVRLPRMIGADNAIEWIAGGTENRADAALKMGAVDAVVPNESLEDAALDILARAYSGELDYQARRDEKTGPLKLNPIEQMMAFETAKGYVKGKAGPHYPAPVEAIKVIQKGAGEERGRAQAIEAKAFAKLALSDIAFNLVGLFLNDQVVKKKASKYEKQARPVKQTAVLGAGIMGGGIAYQSASKGTPILMKDIKEEAVELGLKESRKLFAKQVERKKLTTEQMAEKLTLIRPTLSYGDFGHVDLVVEAVVENPKVKDAVLTEVEGLVGEETILTSNTSTISITRLAENLKRPENFCGMHFFNPVHRMPLVEVIRGEKTGDAAVAATVAYARAMGKTPIVVNDCPGFLVNRVLFPYFGGFSLLVEQGADFQRVDKIMEKFGWPMGPAYLLDVVGMDTAVHAGEVMAEGFPERMGQMGGDGSKSAIQVMYENERLGQKNDKGFYAYEEDKKGKPKKVSDDKAYELVKQVVKSEQEFSDEDIIARMMVPLCLETVRCLEDGIVETPAEADMALIYGIGSPPFRGGALRYIDAMGIGEFVKLADGLADELGPLYAPTDKLRKMAEAGERFYTTQAQS, encoded by the coding sequence ATGATTTATCAAGGCAATGCCATCTCGGTGGCACGCGGTACCAAGACCGGGGGCGACGACATCGCCATGCTCACCTTCGACCTGAAGGGTGAGTCCATCAACAAGCTGTCCAGCGCGGTCGTGACCGAGCTGGGCGATGCCGTCAAGGCGATCCAGAGCGAGAGCGGCCTCAAGGGGCTGGTTATCGGCAGCGCCAAGGATGTCTTCATCGTGGGTGCCGATATCACCGAATTCCATGGCCTGTTCGATAAGGGCGAGGAGTATCTGGTCGAGATGAACCTCAAGGTTCACGACATCTTCAACGCCATCGAGGACCTGCCGTTCCCCACGGTTACCGCCATCAACGGCCTGGCGCTGGGCGGCGGCTGTGAAGTCACGCTGACCACCGATTTCCGTGTCATGGGCGAGAAGGCCAAGATCGGCCTGCCCGAGACCAAGCTGGGCATCCTGCCGGGCTGGGGTGGCTGCGTGCGCCTGCCTCGGATGATCGGGGCCGACAACGCCATCGAATGGATCGCCGGTGGTACCGAGAACCGTGCCGATGCCGCGCTCAAGATGGGTGCCGTCGATGCGGTGGTTCCGAATGAATCCCTCGAAGACGCCGCGCTGGATATTCTGGCGCGTGCCTACAGCGGCGAATTGGACTACCAGGCGCGCCGGGACGAGAAGACAGGGCCGCTCAAGCTCAATCCCATCGAACAGATGATGGCCTTCGAGACCGCCAAGGGCTACGTCAAGGGCAAGGCGGGGCCGCACTACCCGGCACCGGTAGAAGCGATCAAGGTGATCCAGAAGGGCGCCGGCGAAGAGCGCGGGCGGGCCCAGGCCATCGAGGCCAAGGCCTTCGCCAAGCTGGCGCTGAGCGATATTGCCTTCAACCTCGTGGGGCTGTTCCTCAACGATCAGGTGGTCAAGAAGAAGGCCAGCAAGTACGAGAAACAGGCCCGGCCGGTCAAGCAGACCGCCGTGTTGGGTGCGGGCATCATGGGCGGCGGCATCGCCTACCAGAGCGCCTCCAAGGGCACGCCGATCCTGATGAAGGACATCAAGGAAGAGGCTGTCGAACTAGGTCTCAAGGAGTCGCGCAAGCTGTTCGCCAAGCAGGTGGAACGGAAGAAGCTGACCACCGAGCAGATGGCCGAGAAGCTGACCCTGATCCGGCCGACCCTCTCCTACGGCGACTTTGGCCACGTTGACCTGGTAGTCGAAGCCGTAGTCGAGAACCCCAAGGTCAAGGACGCGGTGCTGACCGAAGTGGAAGGCCTGGTCGGCGAGGAGACCATCCTCACCTCCAATACCTCCACCATTTCCATCACCCGCCTGGCCGAAAACCTCAAGCGGCCCGAGAACTTCTGCGGCATGCACTTCTTCAATCCGGTGCACCGCATGCCGCTGGTCGAGGTCATCCGTGGCGAGAAGACCGGTGACGCCGCCGTGGCGGCCACCGTGGCCTATGCCCGCGCCATGGGCAAGACCCCCATCGTGGTCAACGATTGCCCCGGGTTCCTGGTCAACCGGGTGCTGTTCCCCTATTTCGGCGGCTTCAGTCTGCTGGTGGAGCAGGGCGCCGATTTCCAGCGCGTCGACAAGATCATGGAGAAGTTCGGCTGGCCCATGGGTCCCGCCTACCTGCTCGACGTGGTTGGCATGGATACCGCTGTTCATGCTGGTGAAGTGATGGCCGAGGGTTTCCCCGAACGCATGGGCCAGATGGGCGGTGACGGAAGCAAGAGCGCCATCCAGGTGATGTATGAGAATGAGCGCCTGGGCCAGAAGAACGACAAGGGCTTCTACGCCTACGAGGAAGACAAGAAGGGCAAGCCGAAGAAAGTCAGCGACGACAAGGCCTATGAGCTGGTCAAGCAGGTGGTCAAGTCGGAGCAGGAGTTCTCCGACGAGGACATCATTGCCCGCATGATGGTGCCGCTGTGCCTGGAGACCGTGCGCTGCCTGGAGGATGGCATCGTCGAGACACCGGCCGAAGCGGACATGGCGTTGATCTACGGCATCGGCTCCCCGCCGTTCCGCGGCGGTGCGCTGCGCTACATCGACGCCATGGGAATCGGTGAGTTCGTCAAGCTGGCCGATGGCCTGGCCGACGAGCTGGGGCCGCTCTACGCGCCCACCGACAAGCTGCGCAAGATGGCCGAAGCCGGCGAACGCTTCTATACCACCCAGGCCCAGAGCTGA